The region ATGTTCGATGTTCTCCAGCGCCTTGCGCGGAAAGACTCGACGCATCGCAGCATGGCTTACCGACAGGTGTTTAAGGATACGTTTGAAGTTCATTTACCAGTCTCCCGAAGCACCGCCACCGCCAAAACCTCCACCTCCCCCGCCAAAACCCCCACCACCGCCTCCGCTACCCCATCCTCCTCCACCGCCCCAGCCGGAAGGAAAAGACGAACCGCCGCCCCCCATCCCGAAGAGCAGGGATAGCACGAAGGCTACAAGCGCCGCGGCAACCGCCCAGCCGATCGAGAGCAACATCACCCATGCCAGAGCGCCGATCACCCCGCCAACGATCAGACCGCTGGGAAGCCGTCCCAGCAACTGGCGCAAAATAATATTGCCCATCATGAAAATCACGAATCCGGCGCCGATCAATTGACCGAAGTTGTCCGATCCGTCGCCGGATTGCGAGGACGTCCGCTGTGACGGAGGCGGCAATGGTTCACCGTCGATGACCTTGATGATCGCGTCCACACCTGCATCGATGCCTGCATAGAATTCCCCGCGCTTGAAATCCGGACCTATGATCTCCGACACGACGCGTTTCGCCGTCGCGTCGTTCAGTGCGCCTTCCAGCCCGTAACCGACCTCAATGCGCAGTTTGCGGTCGTCCTTGGCGATGAGCAGCAACACGCCGTCATCCACGCCTTTGCGCCCAAGCTTCCAGACGTCGACAACACGGATACCGAACTGCTCGATTGTCTCAGGCTGCGTGCTGGGCACAAGCAGCACGGCGATCTGCGACCCTTTGCGGGATTCGAATGCCGCCAGTTTGGTTTCCAGCGCCTGTTTCTGGGTGGCATCCAGCGTGGAGGTGAGATCGGTTACGCGCTGAGTGAGTTTTGGAACGTCAACCTCTGCTTGCGCTGTGCCGCAAAGCAGTAGCGCAAGCAGAATAAGCCGCGTCCAGAAATGGTTCATTTATTTTGCCGGTGCTGCCTTGGGTGCCGAGAAATCCACCGTCGGGGCCTTTGATACTGCCTTCTCGTCCTCCACGGTGAACGAAGGCTTGACGCTGTAGCTGAACATCATGGCGGTCAGGTTGGTCGGGAAAGAACGCGCCAGCACGTTATAGGCCTGCACCGACTTGATGTAGCGATTACGGGCGACAGTGATGCGGTTTTCCGTACCTTCCAGCTGCGCCTGCAAATCACGGAAGACCGCATCCGATTTCAATTGCGGGTAGTTTTCCGTCACCATCATCAGCTTGTTCAGCGCGGAGGTCAGTTCACCCTGTGCCGACTGGAATTTGGCGAATGCCTGCGGGTCATTGATCAATGCCGGAGTGGCCTGAATGGTGCCCACCTTGGCCCGCGCTTCGGTCACGCCGATCAACACCTCTTTTTCCTGCTGGGCATAACCCTTGACCGTGTTGACCAGGTTCGGAACCAGATCGAAGCGGCGCTGATACTGGTTCAGCACTTCGGACCAGTCGGCCTTGACCTGCTCGTCATTCTTCTGAAAATCGTTGTAACCGCAACCGCTCAGCAATACAGTCATCAAAATCATCAACAGAACACGCATTTTAGATCTCCTTAAAGAAACTGGGTTACATCCGTAAAAACTATAGCACTAAACGGCTTGCCCGGCGGCATAGCCAGATGCCCACGCCCACTGAAAGTTGTAGCCACCAAGCTGTCCGGTGACATCCTGTACTTCACCGATGAAATACAGGCCCGGCACATTGTTGCACTCCATCGTCTTTGACGATTGCGCATGTGTATCCACGCCGCCGCAGGTCACTTCCGCTTTGCCATAGCCCAATGTGCCGGTCGGTGTGACCTGCCAGTTCTTCAACTTTTCGGCCAGCGCGCGCAACTCCTTCTCCGCATACCGGTTGAGCGGTTTGTTCTCCATCCATTGATTTGCGACGATCTCGGCAAAGCGCTTTGGCAAATATTGTGTGAGGAAGTTGCCCAGCAACATTTTGCTGCTGCGGTGTTGCGTGAATATTTCGCGCAGGTCGTGATCCGGTAACAGGTCGATGGAGAGCGGCTTGCCATGTTCCCAATACGAGGAAATCTGCAGGATGGCCGGTCCGCTCAACCCGCGATGGGTGAACAGCAGATTCTCGCGAAAACTCTGCTTGCCAAAGCTCACCGCCGCATCCAGGGAAACACCTGCCAATTCGCTGAAAGCTGCCCATTCCCCGGGATGAAAGCTCAGCGGAACCAGCCCCGGTTTGAGTTTGGTCACCGGCACACCGAACTGCTCGGCGATTTTGTAACCGAACGGCGTCGCGCCGATCTTGGGAATGGACAGGCCGCCCGTAGCGATGACCAGCGACCCTGCCCTGAATTCTCCGCGCGACGTCGACACGCGGAAGGTATCGCTACGCTCAATCTTTTCCACGCTGCATGGCATGCACCAGTGTACGCCCGCCGCATCGCATTCTCCCTTAAGCATGGCGATGACGGCTTCGGATTCATCGTCACAGAACAATTGGCCTAGCGTCTTTTCGTGGTATCCGATACCGTGCCTGTTCAGCATGGCAATAAAGTGTTGCGGTGTAAAGCGTGCCAACGCGGAACGGCAGAAATGCGGATTCTGCGACAGGAAGTTTTCCGGTTTGGCATTGAGGTTGGTGAAGTTGCAGCGCCCTCCGCCCGAGATGCGTATCTTCTCCGCGAGCTTCGATGAGTGGTCCAGCAAAAATACCGACCGGCCGCGTTGAGCTGCTGTCAAAGCGCACATCATGCCTGCCGCACCTGCCCCGATGATCAGTACATCGGCTTGTTTTTCGTTCATCAGGGTTGGGCTGAGTTGTGCTGGATAAATTCGCTTACGGTAGCCCGAAATTCCAGCGGCGCAATGATGCTTATGTTGCCGTGTTCGCCACCTTCAACCAATTTCAAGGTTTTCGGTTGCGGTGCATTATCGT is a window of Sideroxydans sp. CL21 DNA encoding:
- a CDS encoding LemA family protein codes for the protein MRVLLMILMTVLLSGCGYNDFQKNDEQVKADWSEVLNQYQRRFDLVPNLVNTVKGYAQQEKEVLIGVTEARAKVGTIQATPALINDPQAFAKFQSAQGELTSALNKLMMVTENYPQLKSDAVFRDLQAQLEGTENRITVARNRYIKSVQAYNVLARSFPTNLTAMMFSYSVKPSFTVEDEKAVSKAPTVDFSAPKAAPAK
- a CDS encoding YgcG family protein, with protein sequence MNHFWTRLILLALLLCGTAQAEVDVPKLTQRVTDLTSTLDATQKQALETKLAAFESRKGSQIAVLLVPSTQPETIEQFGIRVVDVWKLGRKGVDDGVLLLIAKDDRKLRIEVGYGLEGALNDATAKRVVSEIIGPDFKRGEFYAGIDAGVDAIIKVIDGEPLPPPSQRTSSQSGDGSDNFGQLIGAGFVIFMMGNIILRQLLGRLPSGLIVGGVIGALAWVMLLSIGWAVAAALVAFVLSLLFGMGGGGSSFPSGWGGGGGWGSGGGGGGFGGGGGGFGGGGASGDW
- a CDS encoding NAD(P)/FAD-dependent oxidoreductase codes for the protein MNEKQADVLIIGAGAAGMMCALTAAQRGRSVFLLDHSSKLAEKIRISGGGRCNFTNLNAKPENFLSQNPHFCRSALARFTPQHFIAMLNRHGIGYHEKTLGQLFCDDESEAVIAMLKGECDAAGVHWCMPCSVEKIERSDTFRVSTSRGEFRAGSLVIATGGLSIPKIGATPFGYKIAEQFGVPVTKLKPGLVPLSFHPGEWAAFSELAGVSLDAAVSFGKQSFRENLLFTHRGLSGPAILQISSYWEHGKPLSIDLLPDHDLREIFTQHRSSKMLLGNFLTQYLPKRFAEIVANQWMENKPLNRYAEKELRALAEKLKNWQVTPTGTLGYGKAEVTCGGVDTHAQSSKTMECNNVPGLYFIGEVQDVTGQLGGYNFQWAWASGYAAGQAV